TCCCTGCCGTCAGATCGCGCCGATGATCGAAGAACTGGCCGGTGAAAACCCCGATCTGAAAATCGGTAAGGTCAACATCGACGAAAACCCCGGCGCTGCACAGAAGTACGGCGTCAGCAGCATCCCAACCATCTTGGTCTTCAAGAATGGTGAGATCTCCGAAAGCTTCGTCGGCGTTCGCCCGAAGGGTTCGCTGCAAGCGGCACTGGATACCGCCAAGGCGTAACGCCTGCGGAATCGATAGCTAAGCGGGAATGTGACCCGAGTGACATAATTGTGATCCCACGGAGAGAGACGGCCGCAAGCTGCTTTCTTCCGTGGCGTCACCGATTAGACTGTCCTCTGCTCACGTTGGGCTTTCGATTCCTCCTGCACAGGTGTATCCGACTGTGACCTCCCACCCCGCCTTCCCCTCCCTCCTATCGTTTCGCTCCGCACCGTTCTCTGCCTCGCTGCGTGTTGCGATACTCACCCTCATCTGCCTGCCCAATTTCTCTGCGGCACAGGACAACCCCGCCGATAAACTGATCTCTGAAGGTCGCATGCTGTTGCCAGCTGGAACGCTGGAGATCGACCAACCGCTGGAGATCGATCTGTCGAAGACGGGGCCGCTGCATATCGTTGGCCAAGGTCATTCGCGGATCGTGATGAATGGCCCCGGCCCCGCAATCCGGATCACTGGGACGCTCAAAGGAACCGCCGCCCCGAAAACGATCAAGCCGCAGGTCTTTGAAAAAGAGAACGCACCGCTGATCGCCGGTTTCGAAATCATCGGCAATCACCCCGAAGCCGACGGGATCGAACTGGTCGGTGTGATGCAGCCGACGATCCGCGATCTGACGATTCGCAAATCGCGGCACGCGATCCGACTGACCTCGCGGAACCGCAATCTGATCGTCAGCGATTGCCACCTGTATGAAAACAGCGGCGCCGGCGTCTACTTCGACCACGTCAGTTTGCACCAAGCCAACATCGTCGGTTCGCACATCAGTTACAACGCTGCGGGAGGCGTCGTGATCCGCGGCGGCGATGTCCGCAACGTCCACATTGCCGGCTGTGACATCGAAGCGAACATGGGGACTCCCGACGCTCCGGCAGCCGCCAACGTGCTGCTGGATTCCGAAGAGGGAAGCATCGGTGAGGTGGCGATCACTGGCTGCACGATCCAACACACCCACCACGGCAAGGATTCGGCCAACATCTGGATCGACTTACAAAGCAACCGGCAGAAGTTCACCGAAGAACTGCGGCACGGCAACGTCACGATCTCCGGCAACATCCTGTCCGACGTCCAGCACAATATCTACGTCCAGAACACCCGTGGCGTGGCGATCACCGGCAACACGATTTGGAAGGGATACGACCGCAACATCCTGCTGAAAAACTGCGAAGCGGTTGTCGTCTCGGGGAACACCTTCGACCGCAACCCGCGATACGGTTACGGCGATGCCTCCGACGCCAAACTTGGCATCCGGCTGACCCAGTGCAGCGGATGCCTGCTGGTCGCCAACGCGATCAATGGCGTGGGCGATGTCGACGGAGCGATCGAACTGCACCGCTGCAGCCAGATTGTCTTCAGTCAATCGACGGTCCGCGGCTTCCCGAAAGCGGGGGTCCTGTTGGACGAATGCGTCCAATCGATCGTCAACAACTGTATCGTCACCGAAGAAAATGCAGCCGCCAAAGCGATTCGGCAGCTGGGGGGCGAGGGGAATCGGATCGCGGAAAACATGGTCATCGAGACCCCCTGAAATCCCCAACAGGGTTATCCAGTGTTTTAATCTTAGGTATCAGCCGAAGCGCAAACACTTATTAGCCCTGATTCCCCAACACCCCAAGTTGTCGGTCTTTCCAGGGTGTGCGACAATGCGTTCAGAAGGGACCTTCTGAATTCGAGATATTGCAAGCAGCGAGGAGCCGCGAGTGGAGATTTGGCCAGCGATTGATTTGCGTGGTGGCAAATGCGTTCGTTTGAAACAGGGTGATTACGCCCGCGAGACCGTCTTCAGCGACGAGCCGGCCACGATGGCGCGGCAGTGGGTCAGCCGAGGCGCCCAGTTCCTGCACCTGGTCGATCTGGACGCCGCTCGCGGCGCACCGATCCCCGAAAACCGACAAGCGATCGCCGACATCCTGCACGCTGTCGATGTTCCCTGCCAACTGGGCGGCGGCGTTCGCGATGACGCGGCGATCGATGACCTGTTTGGTCTCGGACTGTCGCGTCTGATCGTCGGCAGTGCGGCGCTGAAGCAGCCCGATTGGTTCGCGCGGATGTGCGATCGTTATCCAAAACGACTGGCCGCTGGGATCGATGCCCGCGACGGCATGGTCGCTACCGATGGCTGGTTGGAAACAAGCCAACGATCTGCTGTCGATCTGGCGAAGGATCTTCGCAGTAAGACCGAAAACATCGCGGCGATCATCTACACCGACATCGCCAAAGACGGAATGCTCTCGGGCCCCAACTTGGAAGCTCTGGCGGAGATGCGGGCCGCGACCGACATCCCCGTGATCGCCAGCGGTGGCGTGACGACTGTCGAAGACGTTCGTCAACTGACGGCGCAAAACACGCACGCCTGCATCATCGGTCGGGCTCTCTACGACGGCTGCTTGGATCTGCCGGCGGCTCTCGCCGCTGTTACGGAAGTTCTGCAAGCATCCGGCGGCGACTCTGCAAACGCCTAACGTTGCGTTAACACTCCAGGTTCGCGAGACCGCTCCGGCGGTCGCGTACCAAACGCACTACGCAAAACATCGGGAAACAGCCACGGTTTTCATTTCGGAAACCGTGGCGGCTTCTAACATCTCGATGAACCAACGCATCGGCGACGTCTATAAAAAAGAAAAGGCGGCACGCCTTAGATGACGTGCCGCGCTTTGCAGACTCAAAGGGTATGAGCCCAGGCGGGAAAGATAAGGGCGGGAATGCGATCAGGACGATCGCATCGTAGTGAGGTGGGATTCGAACAAAGGTGGGAAAGTTAACTGGCGATGCGACCAGAACAGCCGCATCTCGGGAGGGAGTGATTCAAACATGGGCAACTGATGGATCAAGCGATATCACCGATTACTTCAACGGCCCTTCTAGTTCAAAATCGACAGCGTTTTCGCCATCGCTGACTTCGGCGGTTAGGCCCGACATCTTGGAACTGCTGTATTTCGTCGGAACCAAAAGCTTTGGATCCGAGGCGGGATCTTCGGGAGACCCGGTCGCCAGTTCGATCGCGGAGATCGTCACGGCATGTCGGCCGACAACCGCTCCATCTTCGGGATCATAGGTCTTCAGGCTATAGCTGCCATCGGGCTGGATCTCTCCCGTCGCAGGCGGTCCACCGCCGCTGGGGATAAACATCACGGTCCCAGTTGTCACCGGGGCCCCCTTATAGACAACCTTTCCTTTTACCGGTGCCGTCGCAACCCGCTTTTCAGCAGGCCCACAGCCGACGATGCACAGCAGAGCGATCGCGGCACCGCTTGCGGCAAAGCGAAGCAGCGAGGATCGGCCGGCGAAATAGTTCATGGACTTCATTGGATAGCTTCCAAACTCTTAAAGACGGGTAAACGAGAAACTACTCGAACGAAACAACTTCACCACGAGCTCGGGTCGCCATGGCGTCCAACACGACGTAGTCCATCGTTTCGGTCAAGAAACGCACACTGCCATCACAAAGCGAGAACTGGGCACCACCGGGATGTGCACTGCGATAAGGCGTCACGTTCGTTGACGTCGTCCCTTCGAAGTTGATCGGATACTGAAGGTTCTTGTTGTCCATCTGCAGGAAGCCACCTGACGAGTAGGAATAATAGCCCCAAGTCCAAGGCAGAATCCCGCCCCAACTGTTGAGCATCGAATCGGTCCAGCCCTGGCGGTCGGAGCATTCGCCCACCAAGATCGTCGAACTCGTTCCGTCGGTGATGTGAGCGAATTTGACCTTGCTCTTCGGATAGATCACACCCGAGGTGCTGTAGTCTTGGCTCGAACTTGAAGTGTTGACCATGTCATAATTCACCGAACCGGCGTTGGCGTTGTAGTGCAGCGTTCCTTGGTCGATGCTGCCGATCTGACCTGCCGCTTTCGCAGTGCCGCCCAACGGCGAAGAAGGACAGGCGAAGCTCGGCATCGGATCGGTGAAAATTTGATTATCACCATAGTGCGGAGCCGTCGTGAATCGATACGGTTGCATGGTAACCAACGCGTTGGGGGACAATCCATCCATCGCGTCGATACGGTTCCCCTCTTCGATAAAATCAAAGATTCGGGCGGGCCAGCCGATCCGGTAACCGCCGACATCCAAACCACCTGGCGGAAATTTGAGATGCACATCGTGGTAGTTGTGCATCGCCAAACCAAGCTGCTTCATATTGTTGCTGCACTGCATCCGGCGAGCGGCTTCGCGAGCGGCTTGTACCGCCGGCAACAGCAGCCCGACAAGGATGCCGATGATCGCAATCACGACTAACAATTCGACAAGGGTGAACGCACTTCGTTTTTTGGGAGGTCTCAAGGCTGATGTTCCAGAAATCAAGGCTAGGAAGATGGAAAGTGAATGTAGGTAGGAAGCTTCGCTCGGCCCTAAAAACAAGCTGAACGGCGAGCGAGACTGTTGCTGCGTTAAAGCGAGTGGCGTGCCAAATTTCTCCCACCCGTTCGCTCATCCCTCCGCCCACCGCCCCCACAATCCATCGCCTGACAAGGAATGGGGCACCATCCCCCCCAGCAAACTGCCTAGCGACGGCATCCGCCCACCTTATGTTTCATCACGGAAACTGGGAGTTTTGTGGAAAATCCTCGCCGAAACGCCAGAAACCGCCCCGAGCAACAAAAGATAACCGCGCCAGAGGAGTGCCTCGCGGAAGTGCAATGCAAGGCATTGTTGCCTAACTTCACAGCACAATAAGCGAGCGTCGCCAGACAAAGAGGCCCGGTAAAGAGGAGGGGAAGGAATGCCCGAGCCCCATGGGGCGTCGCACTGTTTCCCACTTGGCTTGAATGGGAACAGTGCGATGACAGCGGCAGGAAATAGGAGGGCATCCCCCCCTGAGTCCTCAAACAAGATCATTTGAAAAGCTACGGGGTCGTAACCACCTCGCCTCGCGCCCGCGTTGCCATCGCGTCCAACTCCAGCATGTCCATCGTTTCGGTCAAGAAACGCGCGCTGCCATCGCAGAACGAGAATTGAGCACCGCCGGGATGCGCGCTTCGATAGGCGGTCGCGTTGGTGGTCGTTGTCCCCTCAAAGTTGATTGGATATTGCAGGTTCTTGTTATCCAACTGCAAGAAGCCCGCTCCGGCACCGTAGTAGTAATAGCCCCAGGTCCACGGCTGAATTCCGCCCCAACTGGAGAGCATCGAATCGGTCCAGCCCTGGCGGTCGGAGCATTCGCCAACCAACAGCGTGGTGCTGGTCCCATCGGTGATGTGGGCGAACTTGGTTTTGCTGGTCGGGTAGATCACGCCCGAGGTGCTGTAATCGCGACTGCTGGTTGCGACGTTGACCATGTCGTAATTCACCGAACCGGCGTTGGCGCGATAGTGCAGCGTGCCGTGCTGAACTCCTGCATAGGAGGACGCGTTCACCGTATCTCCAAGCGGCGAGGAAGGACAGGCGAAGCTCGGCATGGGATCGGCAAAAATCGGATCGCCCCCGTTGTGAGGTGCCGTCGTATAGCGGTAGGGCCAAAGTTTCACCAATGCGTCGGGGGCCATCCCATTCATCGTGTCCAACCGGTTTCCCTCTTCGATAAAGTCGAAGATCCGCCCCGGCCATCCAATCTGATACCCGCCGACCTCCAATCCTCCCGGCGGGAACTTCAGATACACATCGTGGTAGTTGTGCATCGCCAAACCGAGCTGCTTCATATTGTTACTGCACTGCATCCGGCGAGCGGCTTCACGAGCGGCTTGAACCGCTGGCAAAAGCAGACCGACAAGAATGCCGATGATCGCAATCACGACCAACAATTCGACAAGAGTAAACGCGCGTTGTTTCTTTGATGTGAACAAGGAACAGATTCCCAAATGTGATAGGCACGAAAGAGGAACGAGATCTAGTGAACCGAATCGATGTGCGATGGAGCAAGACGCTACCCCGCAACCATAGATCAGATCGATGTCACGAATAGCGACTGACGTGCCAATTTCCCCTCCGCCACCAGCCAACACCTCGGCAAGGTGAGCTCCACCCAACAACCGTTGCAAGCCTACCCCCCCCTCAGCGGCACACTCGCCCCCCCTCCGGGGAAGATCCACCGACCATAACGCGAACCTATTCGAGGCGACAGTTTTCCAAAAAACCGCTCCGCATCCGCACCGCCTCTCCAGAAACCACAGCAAAATGCCTTCCATCGTGGCGGTCCCCCCGTGCCCTTGCTCAACATAGTGGCAAACGGTCGTGAAGCCTTATTGATTCGAGCGCCGGTCTGAACAAGCCTCTCTTCTCCATGCCAGCAACCATCCCCAGCACACCGAACCACATGACGACTCCAAGCCGCTCGACCATAACCGATCCTCTCGATCGAGCGGATGCCCGAGGCTACGAAGCCATGCGATATTCCCGACTTCGGACGTGGCAACGTTCGGGAGCGAGGAGTGGATACAAGCCGCAAAAAGGGTGGTTTACGATTCGGCTGTCTTGAGCGACGCAAGAATGCCCTCCTGCAGAGAGTGGAGTGCAATTCGAAGACGGTTAGCGACCCGTTTTAATACGCCAGCCGACCTACTCGGAAACACTTTTTACTCGTAGCCCCTCTCACACCGGATTCAACCGCGTAACAGATTGCGATCAACTCCCAGGCAGCTTGGGAGTTTTCCCGATGTAACCGGTTGGCTCCAGGACTTGTTTGACCAACCAATCGGGCGCCTTGCCAGTGTAACCCTCGAAATCGAGCATCACGCCGCGGCCACCAAACGCAAGCAGGATGTCCTTGAAGTCTTTCGCCGTCAGGGCAACTCCATTGAGCATGAGCTGTTGGTCACCGACGATGACGGTTGCCGCAGGATACATAGCATCCGACTCTCCGCTGGTCTGATCAAAGTTCGAATTAATCACGCGTTCAATCACGGCGACTGCCGAATCCGAAAGCGTTTTGTCACCAGCGATGTACCCGGAAAGCTTGCTTGCGTAAATCACGCCTATCCGTTCAGAGGAAATCGAGTAGCTATCATCGGAAGGGTTAATCTGCTGATACTCTGAAAAAGCGGCGTATATCGCATTCGCTTCCTCGATCGTATAGAACCGTTGCTTACGCGACGCGAGCGCGAGATCTACCATCTCACGAACCTGCCTCGTCAAGAATTCGACCGTTGTTTCTCCACCCCGCCGCGTTGTCGCGTGGTCGAATTCTTTCCGTCGAATAAAGACCAACTTTTCTCGCTCGTATTCATACGCCAATAGAACACTTGCCGGTTCCGTCGCCCCTGTAAATCGCTGCTCTCCATCCAAAGCTGCCATCTTGCTGGCGACGGCGTCCGCCTGTTTCGATGCATTGGCCCTGAGTGTCTCAATCTGCTCCTGCTGCCGAAGCATCTGTTCGCGTTGCGCATTCATTTCTGCTCGCTGCTTCTGTAGCTTCTCCGATAGCTCGGCCACTTCATCAACCGACAACTGGTGAATGTCTTCCACCACAGTCACCTCCGCAACTTCCGGAATCTTAGCGCGGACGCGCTGGCTGACTTCGACGGCAAGCGTTAGTACAAACAACACCAATACGATCAAGGCACAAAAGATCAGATCGGCAAAGGTCTCATAGACGTTCGATTGGCTACCGGAATAGCGTTCACTCAACGATTTCACCGACCAGCACCTCCTGCTTGCTGCTTCGAGACGATTTACGCAACTGCGGAGCGATGCGGACTTCGGTTAATGCAGCGATGTACGAGACAAAATGATCGACGTTGGAGGTGTAAACATTGTTTAAGACCCTCAACACAACGCTTCCCAGAATGGCCCCCACAAGCGTCGTGTAGAACGCGGTCCCCAAACCTTGCATCGTGGTTCGCATTCCGACCATCAACTCGGTTGCATCACCGGCGTCCCCTAAGGAATCCAACGTGCTGCTGAGCCCGTTGGTCATCGAGATCAATCCCACAATCGTCCCGATCAGGCCGAGCGAAACAAGCACGCCCGCTAACACATCGATGATTTTGGAGCGAGCCATCATCTTGCTGTACAACAAGGTGATTAGGCTGTCTTGGGAAACATTAGGATCGTGCTTGGCGATCTTTGCCAGATCCTGGATATGCTGATGAAAAACACCCGCTGGTGTTGCTCGCACCACCTCCGAGAACCCTCCTGGCGCGTTAAGCTTCTTCACCAAGAAGGCAGCGCAAACAAACTCGCTCTTGAGATTCTTGACGGCGCGAAAGTTCAAAGCGATGCCAAAGAAGAAGAGTCCGAAGATCATCGCGCACAGACCGCTACTATCACTTGCCACCGCGCGAACCAGATGGATGCCCGCGGCAAAGGCAAGCAGCACACCAACCACAGCCGCATAGATAAACCACTCTCGCAACGGATCTCTGTCCAACTGCAAGTCCTTCTGACGCTTGGCTTCTTCGGCCAGCTTTTCGGTAAGCAGTTTTTGGGTCTCCGCCTTTTTGACCAGCGCCTGCTTCTCGCGTTCCTTGCCAGCCAACAACTGGCGTTGAGCTTCCGCCAACTTCTCCCGAGTCCCCGGCACAATCAATGCGATGCCACAGTCCGGACAATGGTCGTTATTTCCGGCATCCATCAAAGGGGAGGTTAAACGAACGCGACACCCCAAACAGTCATACTTAACGCTATGCCCCCCCACGGCTTTTTTCAACACATACCTTGAATTTGGTTTCATCAAGCTCCCCATGCAACCGCTTCCTCCAACTATCGCATGCCCATACCGCGCGCCGTCCGGGCGATTGCCAACAATGAAACAGGCAAGTCTAGCTAACAACAAACCACCAAAGCAACTAGCGCCCGCTTTCTTGCTTCGCCTACTCGCAATATCTCGATCCTCCGTTCGCTTGCCGACCGCCGCGCGTCCGCCTAACATGACCGCGATTGCCGCCGGCACCTCTTCCAAAACAGACAGCACGAAGTCCTCCGCCCATGGGTCGATATGACAAACAAAGCAAGCGCATCGAAGATTCAGCTTCCATTGCAAACGAAATATCGCGTCTCTGCGATTGCTGCGTCGCGCACGGCGGGGCTGCTGATCTTGTCCTGTTCCGCCATGCTGCACATCGCCAACGCCGACCAACCGGCGACGGAGATCGCGCCGCTGCGCCAAGCCCATGCGCATAACGATTACCTGCACGACCGGCCGCTGCTGGACGCACTGGATCATGGATTCTGTAGCGTCGAAGCCGATGTGTTTCTTGTCGATGGCGAATTGCTGGTCGCTCACTCGCGGTCGGAGCTGTCGCCCGACCGAACGCTCAAGCGACTCTACCTCGATCCCCTCCGCGAACGAGTGCAGCGAGGCGGCGGACGGGTCTACCTGGGCGGTCCCGTCGTCACGCTGTTGATCGATTTTAAAGCCGACGGTGCCGCGACCTACGCGGCACTAGACAAGCTGCTGAGCCAATATCCCGACGTCATCTCCGTGATCCGCGACGGCCAGCGAACCGAAAAAGCGGTGAACGTTGTCATCAGTGGCGATCGACCGTTTGCAGCGGTCGCGTCGGACAAAGAACGCTTAGCCGGCCTCGATGGACGTTTGAGCGACTTGGACAGCGACATGCCGGCTCACCTGATGCCGATGATCAGCGACCGCTGGGGCAAACATTTTAAGTGGCGTGGTGAAGGGGAGATGAGTGGTGAAGAACAGGCCAAGCTGGCTGCGATCGTGGCGAAGGTTCACGCCAAAGGCCGAGTGCTACGTGTCTGGGCGATCCCCGATAACCCGCGCAGCTGGCGAGCGATGCAAGCCGCTGGCGTCGACCTGATCAATACCGACGATCTAAAAGGCCTGAGCCAAATGTTGCAGGAATGATTCGTAGAAACGGATCAGCGGCTCTATTCATCCAAAGCGACCTTCGAATCACAGCTTAAACAGGTTGTGCAGGAGGACGGTTGAATTTTGGGGTGGCAGAATGATGGGGGCAGAATGATTTAGCGCAGAACATCAATCTGCCAACATCAACCTGCAGAAGAAAACGTCTCTGGCCGCATCGCGAATTTGAAACAGCCTCAGGAGGGTTCCCGCAAGAAGGCGGAGCGCGGCCGCTGAGGCGCCGCGTTCCCCAGAGATACCGAATCTGAGAAACCTGCGAGAACACCCGGTCGGTACCAGATGTCTTCAGGAGCCTCCTATTTTTTCCGGCGAGCTGCCGAAGCCAAAGGATTGCGTGGACGTCGCCGTTTTTTGGTAGGGCGTGGGATGATTCCGGTGGTGCTTCGTTGCAGGCGTTTGACAATGGTTTCGATCGTGCGTCGGTCGTACCCGAGCTGCTCGCTGACCTTGAGAATCGATTGCATCTCGTGGATGGCGAGTGTTCCATCGGCCATCGCCAAGCGGATCAAGTTACACAACTGGGTTTCGCTTGGCGGCGCCGAGCGGGCTTTGTCGTGTTTGTCCCGAGCCCGAGCGATCATCGAGTCGTATTTTTCTTGATTCCAACGATGCTTCTTGGCCCACTTCCGCATCACCTTCGATTCGTCTTGATGGATGCCTTCATGGGATATCGCCAATTGAGCCAACTGCAAGAACTCAAGGTCCTTCAGTTCGCCAGCTTCCAAAGGATGACCGTACTGGCGAGTCAAGTCGCGCTGCAACGCCTGTTGGGAGGATCGGGCGCGCCACCACAGGCGTCCGATCGCCGCAGCGATCCCGATCGCAATCACAACCAACAACCACGGATGGGCGATCAAATAGGCGGCAGCCATCACCAGAATCGCGACCGGCAACCCGATGACAAGTGCGGAAACAAACCTCCCCGATTCAGCGACCCAACGGAGCGTGGGAAGATGAAACAAAAAGCCGGTCATCCATCCAATCAAGACATACACCCCAAGGACAAACAGCGCGGTACCGAGCCCACGAGTTGTCCACGTCTGCATCTGACCGTTTAACCGAAGCGATGCCAATGCCGTCGCACGATCGCCGGCAACAATCAGATGCAGGGTGCCCGGGTCCGCGAAGATTTGATAAAGCAAGCCCGCTGGCGGTTCGAACCGATGGGCGACGCCACGCCCCGCTTGCAATTTCCCAAAATAGGTCGCGACACGAGGCGCGACGATTCCCGTGTAGCGCACGCGCTCATCCCCCGCGCGATCTTGCTCCCCTTTGGACAAATAGAATACCGGCATTCGGACCGCCATCCCCAACTGGGATCCCGTTTCGGAAAGCCGAAGGCTGCGAGGATTGATCGCTTGGTGGCTGCCGCTGAATTGGATCGATCGACTCTCAATCGGCAACGCGCCAATGCGGTACTCTGCTGCCAACATCTCTTTTGGCTTGCAGCGTCGCTCGATCTCCTGGTTACGGCGATTGTTGTTGAGCTTGGTTGACCAGCCCAGCCGCCAGACGTATCGCCGCCCCAGCAACCCTCTTTTCCGCTCCACCCGCCCGTGCCAGACGTCCCAAATTGTCCCCCGCCTCCCACTGTACGTCTTCCGCCGCCAACAATAGATGTCGGTCTTTCGAGAGACAGCCAAGAAGCCGTTGAACCGATCGATGAACTCTCCAGGGATCGTCAGCCCAGGATCCATCGGCCCGGTCCAGGAGATCAGCGAGCCGGAGGAGACCGCATCCAGTGACGCGACCTCCGACGTCGCAGCCGCCGCGCGGTAGAGATTAAACCGCGTTTCGTTGCGCCACAGGATGATCAAAGCAAGCAAGACAAGCACAGTTCCGGTCAACAGGCGCAGCAAACGTTTCATTTCGATACGAGCCATTCAAAATCGGGCGCGAGGTGAGGAGTGGTAGAAGATCGGGAATTGCCGGAGGATTGATTTTGAACCACGACGACGCCCAAAACCAGTACCTTTAAGAAAAGCTTCCCCCAGAAAGGGCCACGCAATCATGAGAAGCCAGCTGAGGAAAGTGGACGCCTCGGAGCTGGCTTTCGGCAAACAGCAGAACCTAGATGCAACGTCGCGACGTTTCCTGCACTCCCGATTTCCCGGAAGCCACGACGCCCGCAGGCCGCGCCACCGAGCAATCGATTGCCTGAGTGATCGGGGCCGAAATGAGGTGCGAAGCTACGGAGTGAGCACCGGGGCGCGGTTCGAACGGTGGGTGCTTGGGTGTTGTCGCGCAGCGGTCGTTATGGGCATAATTGCCCTCCTGCCACCGGGCCCCTGCATGAAGCACCACGACCAAC
Above is a genomic segment from Rosistilla ulvae containing:
- a CDS encoding DUF1559 domain-containing protein: MFTSKKQRAFTLVELLVVIAIIGILVGLLLPAVQAAREAARRMQCSNNMKQLGLAMHNYHDVYLKFPPGGLEVGGYQIGWPGRIFDFIEEGNRLDTMNGMAPDALVKLWPYRYTTAPHNGGDPIFADPMPSFACPSSPLGDTVNASSYAGVQHGTLHYRANAGSVNYDMVNVATSSRDYSTSGVIYPTSKTKFAHITDGTSTTLLVGECSDRQGWTDSMLSSWGGIQPWTWGYYYYGAGAGFLQLDNKNLQYPINFEGTTTTNATAYRSAHPGGAQFSFCDGSARFLTETMDMLELDAMATRARGEVVTTP
- a CDS encoding TMEM43 family protein, whose protein sequence is MKRLLRLLTGTVLVLLALIILWRNETRFNLYRAAAATSEVASLDAVSSGSLISWTGPMDPGLTIPGEFIDRFNGFLAVSRKTDIYCWRRKTYSGRRGTIWDVWHGRVERKRGLLGRRYVWRLGWSTKLNNNRRNQEIERRCKPKEMLAAEYRIGALPIESRSIQFSGSHQAINPRSLRLSETGSQLGMAVRMPVFYLSKGEQDRAGDERVRYTGIVAPRVATYFGKLQAGRGVAHRFEPPAGLLYQIFADPGTLHLIVAGDRATALASLRLNGQMQTWTTRGLGTALFVLGVYVLIGWMTGFLFHLPTLRWVAESGRFVSALVIGLPVAILVMAAAYLIAHPWLLVVIAIGIAAAIGRLWWRARSSQQALQRDLTRQYGHPLEAGELKDLEFLQLAQLAISHEGIHQDESKVMRKWAKKHRWNQEKYDSMIARARDKHDKARSAPPSETQLCNLIRLAMADGTLAIHEMQSILKVSEQLGYDRRTIETIVKRLQRSTTGIIPRPTKKRRRPRNPLASAARRKK
- the hisA gene encoding 1-(5-phosphoribosyl)-5-[(5-phosphoribosylamino)methylideneamino]imidazole-4-carboxamide isomerase; the protein is MEIWPAIDLRGGKCVRLKQGDYARETVFSDEPATMARQWVSRGAQFLHLVDLDAARGAPIPENRQAIADILHAVDVPCQLGGGVRDDAAIDDLFGLGLSRLIVGSAALKQPDWFARMCDRYPKRLAAGIDARDGMVATDGWLETSQRSAVDLAKDLRSKTENIAAIIYTDIAKDGMLSGPNLEALAEMRAATDIPVIASGGVTTVEDVRQLTAQNTHACIIGRALYDGCLDLPAALAAVTEVLQASGGDSANA
- a CDS encoding DUF1559 domain-containing protein, whose translation is MRPPKKRSAFTLVELLVVIAIIGILVGLLLPAVQAAREAARRMQCSNNMKQLGLAMHNYHDVHLKFPPGGLDVGGYRIGWPARIFDFIEEGNRIDAMDGLSPNALVTMQPYRFTTAPHYGDNQIFTDPMPSFACPSSPLGGTAKAAGQIGSIDQGTLHYNANAGSVNYDMVNTSSSSQDYSTSGVIYPKSKVKFAHITDGTSSTILVGECSDRQGWTDSMLNSWGGILPWTWGYYSYSSGGFLQMDNKNLQYPINFEGTTSTNVTPYRSAHPGGAQFSLCDGSVRFLTETMDYVVLDAMATRARGEVVSFE
- a CDS encoding right-handed parallel beta-helix repeat-containing protein; this encodes MLLPAGTLEIDQPLEIDLSKTGPLHIVGQGHSRIVMNGPGPAIRITGTLKGTAAPKTIKPQVFEKENAPLIAGFEIIGNHPEADGIELVGVMQPTIRDLTIRKSRHAIRLTSRNRNLIVSDCHLYENSGAGVYFDHVSLHQANIVGSHISYNAAGGVVIRGGDVRNVHIAGCDIEANMGTPDAPAAANVLLDSEEGSIGEVAITGCTIQHTHHGKDSANIWIDLQSNRQKFTEELRHGNVTISGNILSDVQHNIYVQNTRGVAITGNTIWKGYDRNILLKNCEAVVVSGNTFDRNPRYGYGDASDAKLGIRLTQCSGCLLVANAINGVGDVDGAIELHRCSQIVFSQSTVRGFPKAGVLLDECVQSIVNNCIVTEENAAAKAIRQLGGEGNRIAENMVIETP
- a CDS encoding MotA/TolQ/ExbB proton channel family protein; protein product: MDAGNNDHCPDCGIALIVPGTREKLAEAQRQLLAGKEREKQALVKKAETQKLLTEKLAEEAKRQKDLQLDRDPLREWFIYAAVVGVLLAFAAGIHLVRAVASDSSGLCAMIFGLFFFGIALNFRAVKNLKSEFVCAAFLVKKLNAPGGFSEVVRATPAGVFHQHIQDLAKIAKHDPNVSQDSLITLLYSKMMARSKIIDVLAGVLVSLGLIGTIVGLISMTNGLSSTLDSLGDAGDATELMVGMRTTMQGLGTAFYTTLVGAILGSVVLRVLNNVYTSNVDHFVSYIAALTEVRIAPQLRKSSRSSKQEVLVGEIVE
- a CDS encoding phosphatidylinositol-specific phospholipase C/glycerophosphodiester phosphodiesterase family protein, producing the protein MTNKASASKIQLPLQTKYRVSAIAASRTAGLLILSCSAMLHIANADQPATEIAPLRQAHAHNDYLHDRPLLDALDHGFCSVEADVFLVDGELLVAHSRSELSPDRTLKRLYLDPLRERVQRGGGRVYLGGPVVTLLIDFKADGAATYAALDKLLSQYPDVISVIRDGQRTEKAVNVVISGDRPFAAVASDKERLAGLDGRLSDLDSDMPAHLMPMISDRWGKHFKWRGEGEMSGEEQAKLAAIVAKVHAKGRVLRVWAIPDNPRSWRAMQAAGVDLINTDDLKGLSQMLQE
- the trxA gene encoding thioredoxin, coding for MAGNVAEFTDQNFDTEVLQSDAPVLVDFWAPWCGPCRQIAPMIEELAGENPDLKIGKVNIDENPGAAQKYGVSSIPTILVFKNGEISESFVGVRPKGSLQAALDTAKA